The following are from one region of the Bradyrhizobium sediminis genome:
- a CDS encoding Bug family tripartite tricarboxylate transporter substrate binding protein — MISLSTQCLRAAAAFALIFAGLTSTASAQAPYPNRNITLVLPFAAGSGTDTTTRIISKELGTALGVSMVIENKPGASGSIAASYVARSAPDGYTLIVTTNTPHSANPYLLKNMTYDPIKDFTPIARTGDLPFMLVINPEIPANSVAELIALAKKEPGKFSYASGSSAAIVSGATFARLAGIDLLHVPYKSSPPALTDLIAGRVSMMFIDVLTGLPHVKGKALKALAVTTKQPSALLPHLPTMDATVKGFDITSWQGYLGPANMPKDIVTRLNAEIRKVVERPDVKSQLAERGMEAFSGTPEEFDAFLKEQLLVWEKLIANAGIEKQ, encoded by the coding sequence ATGATTTCGCTATCGACACAATGCCTGCGTGCAGCCGCCGCGTTTGCACTGATCTTCGCCGGACTGACATCCACTGCTTCCGCGCAGGCACCCTATCCGAACCGTAACATCACCCTGGTATTGCCGTTCGCCGCCGGCAGCGGCACCGACACCACGACCCGCATCATTTCGAAAGAACTCGGCACGGCCCTCGGCGTGAGCATGGTGATCGAAAACAAGCCGGGCGCCAGTGGCTCGATCGCGGCGAGCTATGTCGCCCGGTCCGCGCCGGACGGCTACACGCTGATCGTGACGACGAATACACCGCATTCGGCAAATCCATATTTGCTGAAGAACATGACTTACGATCCGATCAAGGACTTCACGCCGATCGCGCGGACCGGCGATCTGCCCTTCATGCTGGTGATCAATCCGGAAATTCCGGCGAACTCGGTGGCCGAGCTGATCGCGCTGGCCAAGAAGGAACCGGGCAAGTTCTCCTATGCCAGCGGCAGTTCGGCGGCGATCGTGTCAGGCGCGACGTTTGCCCGCCTTGCCGGCATCGATCTGCTTCACGTTCCCTACAAGAGCTCGCCGCCGGCTCTCACCGACCTGATCGCCGGCCGCGTCTCGATGATGTTCATCGATGTCCTTACCGGCCTGCCCCACGTCAAAGGCAAGGCGCTGAAGGCGCTTGCGGTCACGACCAAGCAGCCCTCGGCCCTGCTGCCCCACCTTCCCACCATGGATGCCACGGTGAAAGGCTTCGACATCACGTCGTGGCAGGGTTACCTCGGCCCGGCCAATATGCCGAAAGATATCGTCACCAGGCTGAACGCGGAAATCCGCAAGGTGGTCGAGCGGCCGGACGTCAAGAGTCAGCTCGCCGAGCGCGGCATGGAAGCGTTCTCGGGCACCCCTGAAGAGTTCGATGCGTTCCTGAAAGAGCAGCTGCTGGTGTGGGAAAAGCTGATCGCAAACGCGGGAATCGAGAAGCAGTGA